Part of the Lolium rigidum isolate FL_2022 chromosome 6, APGP_CSIRO_Lrig_0.1, whole genome shotgun sequence genome, ATGGTTCATCAGCAAGTAGTTATGTTTACTTGAAATGTTAAGTTTAATCTTATTTCAGTAATTTACATGTATGCAGCCTGAAATTTCTCTCCTTTTCTCACTTGAAACCATTAAGATGATACATTGAAGCAAATTGAGAAACATGTAGGGCCTGCTTGATTTGGTTATAAAAAAAATCCTAGCCAACACTTGTCAAATTTACAGAGACCGAATTTGTTTCCAGAATAATAATTGGTAAGCCAATATTTGGCATTCCAACATTCGACAAATTTTGGGACCAAGGTTTCAGATAACATTTAATTATTCTGCAATATATAAACAAAATGATTTGATCATGACCTTTGTAGACAATACACATAAAGCTCATTGCAGGAATTATTGACTTCTTTGTATGAATCAACTATCATGAAGATGGAGGTGGAGCTTCAGGAAGAAAATTCTCGACTAGCAAAACAGAATGCTAACAAGGCACATCAAAATTATCTTGCCATGGTAGAGCACTTTAATCAGCTCATTGAGAATTCCAAAGAGTCCAATGATAAGGTAGtaatgttctttttttttttgaaacctgtaGTTATGTTCTTAATGTTCTGGTATCTTCATATATACTGAAAATGAGGCTTACATATTCATTCCCAAATAGCAAGCTCAAGTAGTGGGTGAAGAAAAATGTTTGTTGGTGACTCTAACTCAGGACCTTCAGTCTCGACTTACCAAATTGTCTGCTCAAAGAGATGAAGCGCTTACAACTGTTCAGGAGGTAACAATAGCTTAACTTAATTTGATAGCGAAGTGTCCAACTTAATATCATTGAACAACGATGCTGTTATTTTGCGATATAGAAATTGATAGCAGTGTTATTTTTTTTTTCATACCCAACCGCGCAGATTAAATGTGAACTAGATGCACGTCTAGCAACTTCGATGGAAGAAGAAGCTACAGCCCTGGAGGACATTATGCAAAAGGAGAAAGTAGCTCTATTGGTGCGTAATGACAAGGAAGGTACAATGCGGAGCATAATGGAGGAGTCAAGAAAGCTCCAAAAGGAAGCCGAAGAAAACATTTTGGTAATAGCAGCAGATACAAGACAAATAGTCTGTAAATTTTACTGTTTCTTCCACACACTGCTGTTTCTTTCACACATACGATCATTGCTCTTCTGCATCCTTTGTATTAATGGCTTCACTTTTCTCATTGCAGTTGAGAGGACTATTGTTGGACCAGGGTCGCCTCATTGATATCATGCAGTATGTTACTCTGTCCCAGAAATATACAGTCCGGCTACCCATTCATACACACATTTATTTGACCAGTACTATTTTGCTTATATCCTTTTGTTTTCGAGTGTATCTCAGTTGGTGTGAGGTCTTCATCCAAAACATGGATGTTCTGTGTCTTAACAAAAAATCTAGTTACTTTTAGTATTTTGTCTTTTATTAGATGGTGCATTAAAATTGTGTACACCTATGAATGCCTTTGTTTCAATTTTGTAGAGGAGAAATATCAAGCATCCATGCAAATGTTGTAGCAATGAAAGAGAGAATTAGTGGAAGCAAGCTCAAATCAGCCTTGGTGTTAACTAGCTGCTCAGCTCATTCTTACCACAAGGATGATTGCAAGAGTGCATCTGTGGACACAGACTGGCCTATGGGGAACGTCGATAACATAAATGATCTGCCTCAGGAGCAGATTACAAGGAGCCTTGCCAAGGACCACGCCACGTCTTCAGATGACGACGAAGGATGGGAGGTGCTGGAAACAAATAATGCCTAGAGTGGTTCAATCCAATGTTCAATCACATTTTTCTCAATAAGATGGCAGCGTCTTGGCTTACCCAAAATTATGTGCCAAGCAACAGAATGTACAGCCCCACTAGTACACAGGGCAGATTCATGAGCCCAACTGCTACCGTTGGAATATTGAACCTCCAAACTATGCAGGTGTTTGGTTCTTGCGCCTTGTAAATACACAAATATGCAAATATACATATATCAGTGTTTACTGTTGTAACTAAACTTGGCTGTAATCTGATCATGTAAACAAATATTAAATTATGTGACTAGGTTTGTACAGAACCGAGTGTTTATATCATACATATTGGCAAAGAATGTGATTCCAATGTATACATGTACCTTTAGTTTTTATAGAACAGCTTGTCAGTTTCTAATGCCGGAACTTGGCACGGAGCTAACTCACACTGTCATACATGGCTCATAAATTGAAGTCAAACATGGATCTCTTAAATTTTGGAAAATCTACAGTTCTGAAAGTTCAAGTCCATACAAACGTCATTGAGTATTCCAAATATTTAGCTTCACTCAAGTATGATTCCAAATACTGAAGACTGATGAATAAGGATTAGTCAAGAAAATACCTAAAGACAGACCTGACGAACAATGTCAATAACGAAGATATTTCTATAGCATATTTATTCAAGACCTTGGATATTCATATTTTTTCCTACGAATTACTCAATCTTAGAATTCgttgacttttgaccaattttTTTACACGCAGAGAGTCGGAGGAGTACCGGTTACAGTTAGGCTTCACCATGCGCTGTGCACATCCAGGCGCCAGCATCCCCGTCGTCGGTGTTCCCCGGGAGAACAGACAGAATCGTGATGGAGACTTGGGTCCGCGCCGCCGTGGAGGCCATCCACTCGTCTCGCGCCCAAGCCGTCATCTACCTCGCCGGCGGGGCCTCCCAGGTACGGGCCGCAACCTCGCCCCCTTCTTCCGCTCCCTCCCTCCGTCGCTCGTGACATCTCCACAGTAATTTCGACACCTGGACCGCCGCAGGCGCTCGGCTGGCTCCTCTCCGTGCCCGGCGCGTCCGGCAGCGTCCTCGAGGTCGTCGTGCCCTACTCCAGGGCCTCTATGGCGCAGCTACTCGGCAAGGTAATTGACACCAGCACCCGAATCGACCGAATCCCTCCGCTCGGGCACTCGCAGATTCGTTCTTGTCTGGACGCTCGTCGACTGACCATACTTTGATGATGTTCAGTTGCCCTTGCAATTTACAAGCAAGCAGGCCGCAGAGGACATGGCGCTGGCCGCGTTCAACCGTGCCCTCAAGCTTTCTGGACCAGGTCTGTGGGTGCCTTCTCTAACCTCATCATGACTCTAGATAATTGTGCAACACGAGGGTGCAGACCTGATATTATCTGTAGTATCAGAAAATGTAAGTAATTGGGTGAGAGTACTGACAGGTCTTCAAGTAATGGGTGTTGGCTTTACTGGGTCACTCGCTAGCTCACGCCCAAAACAGGGTGACCACAGGTATCGCTCGCTCCCCTTACACCTTATAACTAACTAAAAATTGTTCGAGGACAAGGGAGCCATCAAAAGATTTTTAGTTATCCCTTacttcatggtagtgtttatagtACCTAACCAAAAACTTATCAGTTATTAGATTTCATTAAGTGAGAACAAGTTTGAAACATTAAATCTTGTCAAATTAGGGCAGTGATTAGCACTAGCATTTCGACATAGCATTTAATATGATCATGCATAAGCTTAGCCTCTTATTGAGATGAACGAACCACTTGCTTACATAAGATTTAGTGCTTATGGCATTTAATATTTGTTGCTCTAGCTTCTAAGGCATAGGAGCTTGAATACATTATGTATTACACAAAATTTCCAGCATTTTTGGGTGGGAGTGGACCTTTTCCCTTCTTTATTTACGATAATAGCACCTATTTGTTTGTTAAGACTATGTCTTCACTGTGCTTCATATAATATTTGGAACTCATTCAAATAGGTTCTATGTGTCAACGCGAACACAAAATTGCCTCAGGACATCACATGTAACATTGTCTAAGGTACTATCAATACTCTTTATTCTTAACAAAGCATTTCTCTGTCAGTCAATGTCATGGTATGCTGTGGCTCTGGGCAATTTTCGCATCCTGGCACACTCTACTGCACACTGCATTAACTTACAGAGCCTTTTTACGTAGGGTTTACGTAATAGAGAGGAAGAGGACAAGGTTTCAAGTTATTTtgtgctcaaggtttgttatataTAGTTCTGACTCATACATCATTTGAGTTGGGCATCATAATTAGCAAATATGAGCAGCAATCCTGAGCGGTTGATCATCGTGTCAGTACTAAAAGTACATTTTGTTAAATGATATTCCCAGTTGGCTCTCCCTTATAGGAGTTTCCTGTGATCCAGGCAATTGCAGACGCATGCAGAGTTTCTGCTACCATTCAGTCAGACCTTCAAGAACCTGAAATTCCAAAAGAAAGTGTGGAACAGTTTGATGAAGACCAAGAGCTCCAGCAAGTTATTGATGGTCAAGTCTGCATGAAAGTATACCACTTTTCTGGTATATTATGGCGCCGTCGCTATGTTTTTAATGCTAGAATTCTTTCATTTTATTTGTTAAATCATATTATTATCTACCAATTGCAGATCCAGCAGAAAAGAATTTCGACCGGAAACTAATTCTACCTGGTTCATTCAACCCCTTGCATGATGGCCACCTTAGGTTGTTAGAAGTTGCATCAAGGTGAGATGTGATCAAATCAAATATTTGTATAATTGAATTTTATCATCCTAAAAATTAGCAAGTTgataatatataaaatttgtaaggaGTAATGCGGTGTAAAAATCTACTCTGTTCTGAAAGTTGAGATATgatcaaataattttttttaccAATTGGGTTTTGCCATCCTAAAAATAATGTGAGAATATATTTAAAAAATGgttatgaagtaatgtggtgTAATGTTTGTTTTGTTAGTACTAGAAATGATTTTCTTTACAATACTTAATTCAATAGAAACTGGCAGTGCAGTATCATTTGTATAGCTGTTTGTGTAGCAAATGTGTACATTCCATTAAAACCTGTTTTTTGTTGAAGCCCCCATAACAGTAATTGTCCTTTTTATTCACAAATCCTCTTATTACAGCATGTGTGATGATGGACTTCCGTGCTTTGAGATATCAGCAATCAATGCGGACAAACCCCCACTATCTATTGCAGAAATTAAGCGTCGTGTTGAACAATTCAGAAAAGCAGGTAGGAGCGATCCACTGCTATAGTTCTACGCACTAAAGTCAtactttgtttttctttcttattttatcATGATAGTCCCTAGAGCTATTACTGGTTTGCTATGCCAATCTTTTAAATATGCTTTAGTGTGAGGATGCAGAGAACTATGGAGTTTCATTCCACCATTCAGGCATTCACTCATGCAGTCAGCTTAGGTGATATTTCGTTTGATAAAAAAATATCTGTGATACAGATGTGTGGAGACTGATTGTATACTTGTATTGAATATGAATAATGGTTGGCAGCTTGAACATCGCACCTCTTTAGATTTACTAAATGTCATGTTCAATTTCTCTTCAATACTACTAATGTTTTCTCTGGCTTAATGTAGTAAGCAATTGTAAGCAGGAGAAAACTCTGACTATGCTGTTCTTTCTGTTGCAGGGAAGAACGTGATCATATCTAACCAACCGTACTTTTACAAGAAGGCGGAACTTTTCCCAGGCAGTGCTTTTATAATAGGTGCAGACACTGCAGCGAGGCTCGTTAATGTAGGTTTGCTCTAGCTTAACGACTGTTTACCAAGCTGTTTGTTTGCTTTCTGAGTGAGtgtgtttgctttatatcaagtGTTTTATTTTTCGTTAGATAACAATTGATAATGAAACGCTTTGTAGCATTTACCTGTCCCTACCTTCTTTAGTTTCTTACCAGCTTATGCTTTCGTTTGAATATGAGCTGTGACATTGCCTTAAGATCTATGAAAGAAATCATACCATTTTAATGGCATGGCTAAGTGAAAAGGATCAACTGCTTAAGTCATTATTTACAGTATTGAGCTATGCTATAAGTCCAGAGAGCATTTCTGCGTTGGTCTCAACAAATGACACCCTACCAAACATGTTAGAAAAATGATATATGCAATTCCAAAAGGAAGtctttttctgttaaaaaaggaaAGCTTTTCTTATGCAAGTTAACCTAAGCTAGACACCTAGCATCAATGCAACATTTAGTTTAACCGTAACAAGTGAATTTCACGTGCAGCTGATTTAGAATCTAATAATCCATTATTTATAAGGTGTAAAAATCTTTGTTATTTAAGAATTAAGATACATTTGGCTAAGTCGTTATGATTCACAAATTCATTTACTGGAATTTATCATAAAATGAATGTTCGACAATTGAGTAATTTTATTTTCCGAAACTGAATGAAGTTTACTCATGTCAGCCAAAGTATTATGGAGGTGACTTCAACAGAATGCTGGAGATTCTTCTTGAATGCAAAAACACTGGCACAACATTTCTTGTTGGTGGTCGAGAGATCGAAGGAGTTTTCAAGGTATTAATATACCATGATGTTTCTTTTACATGCATTGAAATTCTTTGTCTCATCATGTACTTCACTATTTGTTTTGAAGGTCCTTGAAGATTTAGACATTCCAAGAGAGTTGAAGGACATGTTTATCTCTATACCAGAGGAGAAGTTCCGGATGGACATTTCATCTACTGAATTAAGAAAAAGCCAAGGGCTCTGATTTGTCATACACGTGATCATGTTCTACAACATATACGCGATGTCTGTTTCTTGGACTGAGTCTTTGCAAATAGCCATGGCAGTGTTTGATGCCATAATTTCTTTATGCAGATAGTTATTTTAATGTGTATATTAGTAAACCTAAAACACATACCAGTAGTATTACAGATCAGAATGCAATGAATGCCTGTTTTTTTCTTCGAAAATCATGTAATTCTTTGCGTCTGCCTTTTGGGCATGCTGTTATTGGACACTTTCATGGGTCCTACTGTCATACACATACAGATTCATCAGTGTCACAGTTGAAAAAGAACGCATTAAATTCTTGATAGCGAATACTTTGTTTGAGATTATTGCATAAGAGCTCTTCTCATATGTACCATACATACTCTGTGTGCAAGCAGTCAGGTCTGAACTCTTAGCTGGAGTTTCATCTCCTTCGCATGTCTAGTACTGGGTTCAATGGTTCATGCAATCATTTCTGTTACTCGAGCCGGTTCATATTTCTTGAAATCTACTCCAGTAAGGCAGTAACTGGGGAGGGATTGTTAATATACGCTGACAGCTTCGTGCAATAGTTTATCTGAATTTTGTCTTGACAGGTCCTCTTGGTATTTTGTTGAGCAAATTGGCATCGATCTTTTCATAGAACTTCTTGATGTCTTCGCCACCTCTTGCAACGAGATGGTCTACTTCTGGCTCGTATCGTTGGTACAACACTGGCAAAGTGAGGGCGCACAAGAATCCTGTGGAAGTAAGAAAGACATGCTTGTTACAATATTTGGAAACTTACTTTTGTATTTTTTATGAGACTGGATTGATTAATGTGTTTTCCTAGCATCCTTTATGTACTCCGTTCCATAATTTTTGTCATGGTTTTCGTTCAGTTTTAAGCTAaaaccacgacaagaattatggaatggagggagtagttattaGTTAGTTCTaccttttgtattttatttggCTGAAAATTACTATTTTCCATTCTACTTACCAAGATAGAGTAGGCTTGTGAAGCTGCAAGAACCTCCAATCACTGACAATGCCAGCAGGGATCCTACCACCTTAACAAACATAAGTTAAAAAACAACTTGAATGTCAGTACAGGTTTAGGTTGAACAGATATAGCAAAATAATGGTGTCAATTATTGGCTAAACATCGTGTTGAGTATGTCTAGTGTGGTTGATTTTAAGATCTCGTCAGGGGTTTTGTATTAATCCATATAGGTGCTAGAACTGTAACTGTCACATGATTTGTCTTTCCGTATCAAAGATAGCATAGAAGCGGATTCTGTACCAGTAGGAATTTCTTCAGATCCTTTCCACATGCGATATCATAAAGAAGAGATACAACATTTGTCAATTTGTAACGAATGCTCAAGGCCATCTCTCTGAAGGTATGTTCAGAGATGACAACTTGTGGAATCCTTGGTGGGTCTCTGCAAGTTGAAATTGGTCAATTGAGTTCCACTCCCTTGAAGTCATAATTTGGAATCATTTTAAGCTAAAAATATCCCAATATCTCCTCTGTAGAGAAAAAGGGAACCATACATGTCGAAGAGTGGTGCAGCATTTGAAGCGATGAAGATCACAAGCATAGTGAAGATGGCAATCTGGCAAAGGAGCGGAACTATATTGTACTCAACCACGTCGAAGAGGAACCATATCAGCGTGGCCCCAGCAAGAACTCCAGCAGATAAGTTCCTGTCCTTCCACAGCAGAACGTCCGCAGCTGCAAAGCCCCAACAATGGAATCCATAACTACATCGGCTTAGAGGGAGGCTGTGGCACTGCAAATATTGTAGGGTAATTGcctagaaacaaagcaagaacatcgTACCTTTGCCTCCACCCAGAAGCCGATGGATCGACTTGTGCCTGTGGTATGGCCTTGCCACATGTGGTCCGTGGTCAGGATTGCTGGGGAAATGAGGAGGCATGGCTTCACGCGTTTGGGATGTTGACCAGATTGATTTTGTGTCTGATTTGGGAAGTTACAGAGATTACACCTTTATAGGCAcccaaaatgctagtataatatcCAAGGGAGCCTATGTTGACAAGGAAAGGATAGCTTGGCCTGTAGGAGGTTGAGCCATTGAGGGGAATAAACGTATGAAGGGCAAGAGTTGCTTCAGCCAGATGTTTTCTTCGTTTGTCTAGAAGCAAGTTTAGTTGTTAACAGTTAGTTTATGGCAGAAGCTTGCCGCGATACAATCTCAGTGAAATTGTTGCCATGAACTGGCAAGGCATCAAAGTCCTACACTCTGTAATGTTCAAAACCCAAACCTATTTGCTATAGCCTCCAAATACTTCATCACTGAGTTCTTTCCCAAAATTGACCGCATCAAGTTGTGCCTTCTCACCACGGAAGGCAGCAACGACAAGCTCCCTCCCGTTTATTGTTTATTTGTTATTTGGAGGAGCTAGCGTTTATTGTACACCATGGCATAAAGGGCTTATGTCACCACAGCAGGTTTGAACGTATGTAGCCTACCAGctgaaaaacaagaagaaaaaaAGGTATGTAGCCTAGGGAAATTCAATTTGGGTGCATATGAATCCATTGTGTGAaagcatattttaaaatgtcaaaaatgtTCCGGAGGGAACTTGATGATGGCAAGGTGGAGAAACCGACGGAAGCGCAAGACTTTAAATACAGTCGCAATGGTCTGCTTCACTCCCGCTAGGACTAGCCTAGGGAAATTCAATTTGGGTGCATATGAATCCATTGTGTGAaagcatattttaaaatgtcaaaaatgtTCCGGAGGGAACTTGATGATGGCAAGGTGGAGAAACCGACGGAAGCGCAAGACTTTAAATACAGTCGCAATGGTCTGCTTCACTCCCGCTAGGACTGAGTGGGAATGTTAGGATAGGACGAGTTAGAATAGATATAGGACTCTCGACCATCTTATACTACAAGTCTCCCTCCTCCGTGTACCTCTATGTATACCTTTTGAGGGCTACCATAATAACACAAAACATATTATAGGGTTCACCATGATACCTTTCCGAGACTAACCAAGTTGGACCTCGATACTTGTGCTACCGTCGTGGATGGTTTGACCAAATTGGACCTTGAGACTTGTGCCACCATCATGGATGGTTTTGGGTGACTTCAGGGTTGCGCACCAACCTAGCTAAATGCTCGCTCTATCCCATCCGTTGCCTATCGAAGGAGGTGGAGAAGCCCGCAACATCCTTCGCTCCTCGGTGGACACACTACCGCGCACATACCTAGGACTCCCTCTTGGCCTTAGGAAGGCGACGGTTGCCCAATTACAGCCCGTGAGCTgcgggagttcttcatcgtcatggATAGATGACACTGACACGTTGAAGACGTTGTCGTTGTACTGCTCCACGTGACGTGCATGGAAGACGCTGCCATGTTCCTCGTGCTCGTGGCCGTTGTCGACCTAGAgtgtcaagaagaagaagcta contains:
- the LOC124665607 gene encoding uncharacterized protein LOC124665607, giving the protein METWVRAAVEAIHSSRAQAVIYLAGGASQALGWLLSVPGASGSVLEVVVPYSRASMAQLLGKLPLQFTSKQAAEDMALAAFNRALKLSGPGLQVMGVGFTGSLASSRPKQGDHRFYVSTRTQNCLRTSHVTLSKGLRNREEEDKVSSYFVLKAIADACRVSATIQSDLQEPEIPKESVEQFDEDQELQQVIDGQVCMKVYHFSDPAEKNFDRKLILPGSFNPLHDGHLRLLEVASSMCDDGLPCFEISAINADKPPLSIAEIKRRVEQFRKAGKNVIISNQPYFYKKAELFPGSAFIIGADTAARLVNPKYYGGDFNRMLEILLECKNTGTTFLVGGREIEGVFKVLEDLDIPRELKDMFISIPEEKFRMDISSTELRKSQGL
- the LOC124665608 gene encoding reticulon-like protein B9 isoform X2; the encoded protein is MPPHFPSNPDHGPHVARPYHRHKSIHRLLGGGKAADVLLWKDRNLSAGVLAGATLIWFLFDVVEYNIVPLLCQIAIFTMLVIFIASNAAPLFDMYGSLFLYRGDIGRDPPRIPQVVISEHTFREMALSIRYKLTNVVSLLYDIACGKDLKKFLLVVGSLLALSVIGGSCSFTSLLYLGFLCALTLPVLYQRYEPEVDHLVARGGEDIKKFYEKIDANLLNKIPRGPVKTKFR
- the LOC124665608 gene encoding reticulon-like protein B9 isoform X1, encoding MPPHFPSNPDHGPHVARPYHRHKSIHRLLGGGKAADVLLWKDRNLSAGVLAGATLIWFLFDVVEYNIVPLLCQIAIFTMLVIFIASNAAPLFDIDPPRIPQVVISEHTFREMALSIRYKLTNVVSLLYDIACGKDLKKFLLVVGSLLALSVIGGSCSFTSLLYLGFLCALTLPVLYQRYEPEVDHLVARGGEDIKKFYEKIDANLLNKIPRGPVKTKFR